From Carettochelys insculpta isolate YL-2023 chromosome 22, ASM3395843v1, whole genome shotgun sequence, one genomic window encodes:
- the CNOT3 gene encoding CCR4-NOT transcription complex subunit 3 — MADKRKLQGEIDRCLKKVSEGVEQFEDIWQKLHNAANANQKEKYEADLKKEIKKLQRLRDQIKTWVASNEIKDKRQLIDNRKLIETQMERFKVVERETKTKAYSKEGLGLAQKVDPAQKEKEEVGQWLTSTIDTLNMQVDQFESEVESLSVQTRKKKGDKDKQDRIEGLKRHIEKHRYHIRMLETILRMLDNDSIQVDSIRKIKDDVEYYVDSSQDPDFEENEFLYDDLDLEDIPQALVATSPPSHSHMEDEIFNQSSSTPTSTTSSSPIPPSPANCTTENSEDDKKRGRSTDSEVSQSPAKNGSKSVHNNHPPPSPAVTPSYQLGSSSSTSSSLGNGPGSGSNGAMSNSSGSGSTGAKALPATGHTPSTPTPYAQAVAPPPPGANASQPRPPSAQQNASKQNGATSYSSVVADSTSDSILSSGPALPSQPVAHNPPSSAAKEPSGAPAPPSASSGLLVPMTVNTPSSPTPSFSEAKPGQPLLNGPPQFSSTPEIKAPEPLSSLKSMAERAAVSSSIEDPVPSLHLAERDILISSTTSQPASSQPAIQLSEVNIPLSLGVCPLGPVPLTKEQLYQQAMEEAAWHHMPHPSDSERIRQYLPRNPCPTPPYHHQMPPLHSDTVEFYQRLSTETLFFIFYYLEGTKAQYLAAKALKKQSWRFHTKYMMWFQRHEEPKTITDEFEQGTYIYFDYEKWGQRKKEGFTFEYRYLEDRDLQ, encoded by the exons ATGGCTGACAAGAGGAAATTGCAAG gtGAGATCGATCGGTGTCTCAAGAAGGTCTCGGAGGGGGTGGAGCAGTTTGAGGATATCTGGCAGAAG CTCCACAATGCAGCCAACGCCAACCAGAAGGAGAAGTACGAGGCCGACCTGAAGAAGGAGATCAAGAAGCTGCAG AGGCTGAGGGACCAGATCAAGACGTGGGTGGCTTCAAACGAGATCAAGGACAAGAGGCAGTTGATAGACAACCGGAAGCTCATCGAGACG CAAATGGAGCGGTTCAAGGTGGTGGAGCGGGAGACCAAGACCAAAGCCTACTCCaaggaggggctgggcctggcgcAGAAGGTCGACCCTGcccagaaggagaaggaggaggtcgGCCAGTGGCTGACG AGCACCATCGACACGCTGAACATGCAAGTGGATCAGTTCGAGAGTGAGGTGGAGTCGCTCTCGGTGCAGACGCGCAAGAAGAAGGGGGACAAGGAT AAGCAGGACCGGATCGAGGGGCTCAAGCGGCACATCGAGAAGCACCGGTACCACATCCGCATGCTGGAGACcatcctgcgcatgttggacaaCGACTCCATCCAGGTGGACTCGATCCGCAAGATCAAGGACGACGTGGAGTATTATGTGGACTCCTCGCAGGACCCCGACTTCGAGGAGAACGAGTTCCTCTATGATGACCTTGACCTAGAAGACATTC cacaggctctggtagccacctccccacccagccacagccatATGGAGGACGAGATCTTCAACCAGTCTAGCAGCACTCCCACCTCCACCACCTCCAGCTCGCCCATTCCGCCCAGCCCTGCCAACTGCACCACG gagaaTTCGGAAGATGACAAGAAGAGGGGGCGGTCGACAGACAGCGAGGTCAGCCAG TCTCCCGCGAAGAATGGTTCGAAAAGCGTCCACAACAACCACCCCCCGCCCTCGCCGGCCGTCACCCCCAGctaccagctgggcagcagctccagcacctcGTCCTCGCTGGGCAATGGCCCGGGCTCCGGCAGCAACGGGGCCATGTCCAACAGCAGCGGGAGCGGGAGCACCGGGGCCAAGGCCCTCCCCGCCACCGGCCACACGCCCAGCACCCCCACGCCCTATGCCCAGGCTGTggcgcccccaccccccggtgcCAACGCTTCACAGCCCCGGCCTCCCAGTGCCCAGCAGAATGCCAGCAAGCAGAACGGGGCCACCA gttaCAGCTCGGTGGTGGCTGACAGCACATCCGACTCCATTCTCAGCAGCGGCCCAGCGCTCCCCAGCCAGCCGGTGGCCCACAACCCACCCAGCAGTGCCGC gaaAGAGCCCAGcggagcccccgccccccccagcgccaGCTCTGGCCTCCTGGTCCCCATGACGGTGAATACCCCGAGCTCCCCGACCCCCTCCTTCTCCGAGGCCAAGCCGGGCCAGCCGCTGCTTAATGGGCCCCCCCAGTTCAGCTCCACGCCAGAGATCAAG GCGCCCGAGCCCCTGAGCAGCCTGAAATCCATGGCAGAACGAGCAGCCGTCAGCTCCAGTATAGAGGACCCAGTGCCATCTCTCCACCTGGCTGAAAGGG ACATTTTAATTAGCAGTACCACGTCCCAGccggcctccagccagccagccatccaGCTGTCGGAAGTGAACATCCCTCTCTCACTGGGGGTCTGCCCCCTGGGACCGGTACCCCTCACCAAGGAGCAGCTCTACCAGCaggccatggaggaggcagcttggCATCACATGCCTCACCCCTCTGACTCCGAGAGGATCCG gcaGTACCTGCCCCGGAACccctgcccgacccccccttaccacCACCAGATGCCTCCGCTGCACTCGGACACGGTGGAGTTCTACCAGCGGCTCTCCACGGAGACGCTCTTCTTCATCTTCTACTATCTGGAG GGCACCAAAGCGCAGTACCTAGCGGCCAAAGCCCTGAAGAAGCAGTCGTGGCGGTTCCACACCAAGTACATGATGTGGTTTCAGCGGCACGAGGAGCCCAAAACCATCACGGACGAGTTTGAGCAG GGCACATACATCTACTTCGACTACGAGAAATGGGGCCAGCGGAAGAAGGAAGGGTTCACTTTCGAGTACCGCTATCTAGAAGACCGTGACCTGCAGTGA
- the LENG1 gene encoding leukocyte receptor cluster member 1 — protein MNILPKKSWHVRNKDNVARVRRDEAQAQEEQRQREARALLAEQEARTEFLRKKARLSALPGPDGGLALAPCNEEPHHVNLFRDLDGGKGTKAGNREYEEEKRREKERQEKAMGLLTYLGQSAAEAQTSRPWYQEAPDRSQEAAAVTAQEKLKDALDPLQEMEKHLRKKKGEGKKRKKEKERPARAKAAVSSASLSLEQLRQERLQREKAERARAEALLAGQLGEPRQEEEVDDRKRCYNSQFNPKLARRPRAWEEREQR, from the exons ATGAACATCTTGCCGAAGAAGTCGTGGCACGTGCGGAACAAGGACAATGTGGCCCGCGTGCGGCGGGACGAGGCGCAGGCGCAGGAGGAACAACGACAGCGGGAGGCCCGGGCTCTGCTGGCCGAACAAGAG GCACGGACCGAGTTCCTGAGGAAGAAGGCACGGCTCTCGGCCCTGCCAGGACCCGATGGTGGCTTGGCCCTGGCCCCCTGCAATGAGGAGCCGCACCACGTCAACCTCTTCCGGGACCTGGATGGGGGCAAAGGCACCAAGGCTGGGAACAGGGAGTACGAGGAGGAGAAGCGCCGGGAAAAG GAGCGCCAGGAGAAGGCCATGGGGCTGCTGACCTATTTGGGGCAGAGTGCTGCTGAGGCGCAGACTAGTCGGCCGTGGTACCAGGAAGCCCCGGACCGCAGCCAAGAAGCAGCTGCTGTAACTGCccaggagaagctgaaggatgCTCTGGACCCGCTGCAGGAGATGGAAAAGCACCTGCGCAAgaagaagggggaggggaagaagcgcaaaaaagagaaagagaggccAGCCAGAGCCAAGGCAGCAGTGAG TTCTGCTTCCCTCTCCCTGGAGCAGCTACGGCAGGAGCGGCTGCAGCGGGAGAAGGCTGAGCGAGCCCGGGCTGAAgcgctgctggctgggcagctgggggagccgcggcaggaggaggaggtggatgaCAGGAAACGTTGTTACAACTCCCAGTTCAACCCGAAGCTGGCGCGCAGGCCTCGGgcctgggaggagagggagcagcGCTGA
- the TMC4 gene encoding voltage-gated chloride channel TMC4 isoform X2: MEPRWAQRGRDGPDEATWGQQPPASLVLQLPSNATLRFRGNVAKAWGAALDQGAPAAPPAEEKGDGAGAQQSVPLKQLPLCMAEKRRLRLQEEQVAWRRHCWEQWQAGTQRLWGQVGSALLYAQVWRNSLHHIEVNSSCLHYDPIDRGLVSYFTYIMDLLSGTGFMELTYLFYGYYQNSAVAFVGFSYNIPLAYLLSVLGYFSFCLFWIVRRAVHLLKRSLVSENGALSTYSNKVFAGWDFCLTRSTAVYLKHNSLRYELRMDLEEQALRRRMAQNSPAQRAALYGLRGVLNLLGLALLGVAFYCIYLATEYSQREQDFGPGQQGFFLGLLLAYLPSIVITAANQLVPLVFGLLIRLERYPLSLEIKLTLLRTMFLRLCSLVVLLISLWTQITCHGDVDSGSCEPCRYNHQLHPCWETKVGQEMYKLLLFDLLVTLLVLVLVEFPRKLLVTLGPAPVARLWGQQEFLVPPNVLDLVYGQTVCWVGAAFSPLLPLLNTAKFILLFYLKKLTLFSNCRPAERTFRASSASFFFLLVLLLGLAIAWVPVLYSVFVLQPSQACGPFQGERTMWSTLEVAVDVLPRVAREFLHFVGSLAFAVPLFLLLCIFMFYLMTLANSYSRLVKELKGQLWLEGRDKVFLLTQITELS; this comes from the exons ATGGAGCCGCGCTGGGCCCAGAGGGGCCGCGACGGGCCAG atgaggccacgtgggggcagcagcccccggcATCCCTCGTCCTCCAGCTGCCAAGCAACGCGACCCTGCGTTTCCGTGGCAACGTGGCCAAGGCCTGGGGGGCTGCGCTGGACCAGGGGGCGCCCGCAGCGCCCCCCGCAGAGGAGAAGGGGGATGGAGCCGGGGCGCAGCAGTCCGTTCCCCTgaagcagctgcccctctgcaTGGCAGAGAAACGGAGACTCAG GCTGCAGGAAGAGCAGGTGGCTTGGCGTCGGCACTGCTGGGAGCAGTGGCAGGCGGGGACGCAGCggctgtgggggcaggtggggagcgcCCTACTCTACGCCCAGGTGTGGAGGAATTCCCTGCACCACATTGAAG taaacagcagctgcctgcactaCGACCCCATCGACCGCGGCCTGGTCAGCTACTTCACCTACATCATGGACCTGCTCTCTGGGACG GGGTTCATGGAGCTGACGTACCTGTTCTACGGTTATTACCAAAACTCGGCCGTGGCTTTTGTGGGCTTCTCCTATAACATCCCCCTGGCCTATCTGCTCAGTGTCCTTGGCTATTTCTCCTTCTGCCTCTTCTGGATTGTCCGCAG AGCCGTCCATCTCCTGAAGCGCAGCCTGGTCAGCGAGAACGGGGCACTCAGCACCTACAGCAACAAGGTCTTTGCCGGCTGGGATTTCTGCCTGACGCGCAGCACCGCTGTATACCTGAAACACAACAGCCTCCGCTACGAGCTGCGG ATGGACCTGGAGGAACAGGCATTGCGGCGCCGCATGGCCCagaacagcccagcccagcgcgcCGCCCTGTATGGCCTGCGTGGGGTGCTCAACCTGCTGGGGCTGGCGCTGCTGGGGGTGGCTTTCTACTGCATCTACCTGGCCACCGAGTACTCCCAGAGGGAGCAG GACTtcggcccagggcagcaggggtttTTCCTGGGGCTGCTCTTGGCCTATCTGCCCTCCATAGTCATCACGGCTGCCAACCAGCTAGTGCCACTGGTCTTCGGGCTCCTCATCCGCCTGGAGAGGTACCCGCTGAGCCTGGAGATCAAACTCACCCTGCTCAG GACCATGTTTCTGCGGCTCTGCAGCCTGGTGGTTCTGCTCATCTCCCTCTGGACCCAGATCACCTGCCACGGCGACGTGGACAGCGGCTCCTGCGAGCCCTGCCGCTACAACCACCAGCTGCACCCG TGCTGGGAGACAaaagtggggcaggagatgtACAAGCTGCTGCTCTTTGACCTGCTGGTGAcactgctggtgctggtgctggtggaaTTCCCCAGGAA GCTGCTGGtgacccttggccccgcccctgtGGCccggctgtggggccagcaggagtTCCTGGTGCCCCCCAATGTGCTGGACCTGGTGTATGGGCAGACCGTGTGCTGGGTGGGCGCCGCCTTCTCCCCCCTACTGCCCCTGCTCAACACCGCCAAGTTCATCCTGCTCTTCTACCTCAAGAAG CTCACCCTCTTCTCGAACTGCCGCCCGGCCGAGCGCACCTTCCGTGCCTCCAGCGCCAGCTTCTTCTTcctgctggtcctgctgctgggcctggccatCGCCTGGGTGCCCGTGCTGTACAGCGTCTTCGT cctccagccctcccaggcctGTGGCCCGTTTCAGGGAGAGAGAACCATGTGGAGCACCCTGGAGGTGGCCGTAGACGTCCTGCCCCGCGTGGCCAGGGAATTCCTGCACTTTGTGGGCTCGCTGGCCTTCGCTGTGCcactcttcctgctgctgtg CATTTTCATGTTCTATCTGATGACCCTGGCTAACTCCTACAGCCGCCTGGTGAAGGAACTcaaggggcagctctggctg gaggggcgggaCAAGGTCTTCCTCCTGACCCAGATCACAGAGCTCAGCTAA
- the TMC4 gene encoding voltage-gated chloride channel TMC4 isoform X1, with amino-acid sequence MEPRWAQRGRDGPDEATWGQQPPASLVLQLPSNATLRFRGNVAKAWGAALDQGAPAAPPAEEKGDGAGAQQSVPLKQLPLCMAEKRRLRLQEEQVAWRRHCWEQWQAGTQRLWGQVGSALLYAQVWRNSLHHIEGHFGTGIKAYFGFLRFLVLLNLVGALLMLGFVVAPTAAFEALKLNQTQQGQNATVNSSCLHYDPIDRGLVSYFTYIMDLLSGTGFMELTYLFYGYYQNSAVAFVGFSYNIPLAYLLSVLGYFSFCLFWIVRRAVHLLKRSLVSENGALSTYSNKVFAGWDFCLTRSTAVYLKHNSLRYELRMDLEEQALRRRMAQNSPAQRAALYGLRGVLNLLGLALLGVAFYCIYLATEYSQREQDFGPGQQGFFLGLLLAYLPSIVITAANQLVPLVFGLLIRLERYPLSLEIKLTLLRTMFLRLCSLVVLLISLWTQITCHGDVDSGSCEPCRYNHQLHPCWETKVGQEMYKLLLFDLLVTLLVLVLVEFPRKLLVTLGPAPVARLWGQQEFLVPPNVLDLVYGQTVCWVGAAFSPLLPLLNTAKFILLFYLKKLTLFSNCRPAERTFRASSASFFFLLVLLLGLAIAWVPVLYSVFVLQPSQACGPFQGERTMWSTLEVAVDVLPRVAREFLHFVGSLAFAVPLFLLLCIFMFYLMTLANSYSRLVKELKGQLWLEGRDKVFLLTQITELS; translated from the exons ATGGAGCCGCGCTGGGCCCAGAGGGGCCGCGACGGGCCAG atgaggccacgtgggggcagcagcccccggcATCCCTCGTCCTCCAGCTGCCAAGCAACGCGACCCTGCGTTTCCGTGGCAACGTGGCCAAGGCCTGGGGGGCTGCGCTGGACCAGGGGGCGCCCGCAGCGCCCCCCGCAGAGGAGAAGGGGGATGGAGCCGGGGCGCAGCAGTCCGTTCCCCTgaagcagctgcccctctgcaTGGCAGAGAAACGGAGACTCAG GCTGCAGGAAGAGCAGGTGGCTTGGCGTCGGCACTGCTGGGAGCAGTGGCAGGCGGGGACGCAGCggctgtgggggcaggtggggagcgcCCTACTCTACGCCCAGGTGTGGAGGAATTCCCTGCACCACATTGAAG GTCACTTTGGAACTGGGATCAAGGCCTATTTTGGCTTCTTGCGCTTCCTGGTGCTGCTGAACCTGGTGGGGGCCCTGCTCATGCTGGGGTTCGTGGTGGCCCCCACAGCTGCTTTCGAGGCGCTGAAGCTGAACCAGACCCAGCAGGGCCAGAATGCCACAG taaacagcagctgcctgcactaCGACCCCATCGACCGCGGCCTGGTCAGCTACTTCACCTACATCATGGACCTGCTCTCTGGGACG GGGTTCATGGAGCTGACGTACCTGTTCTACGGTTATTACCAAAACTCGGCCGTGGCTTTTGTGGGCTTCTCCTATAACATCCCCCTGGCCTATCTGCTCAGTGTCCTTGGCTATTTCTCCTTCTGCCTCTTCTGGATTGTCCGCAG AGCCGTCCATCTCCTGAAGCGCAGCCTGGTCAGCGAGAACGGGGCACTCAGCACCTACAGCAACAAGGTCTTTGCCGGCTGGGATTTCTGCCTGACGCGCAGCACCGCTGTATACCTGAAACACAACAGCCTCCGCTACGAGCTGCGG ATGGACCTGGAGGAACAGGCATTGCGGCGCCGCATGGCCCagaacagcccagcccagcgcgcCGCCCTGTATGGCCTGCGTGGGGTGCTCAACCTGCTGGGGCTGGCGCTGCTGGGGGTGGCTTTCTACTGCATCTACCTGGCCACCGAGTACTCCCAGAGGGAGCAG GACTtcggcccagggcagcaggggtttTTCCTGGGGCTGCTCTTGGCCTATCTGCCCTCCATAGTCATCACGGCTGCCAACCAGCTAGTGCCACTGGTCTTCGGGCTCCTCATCCGCCTGGAGAGGTACCCGCTGAGCCTGGAGATCAAACTCACCCTGCTCAG GACCATGTTTCTGCGGCTCTGCAGCCTGGTGGTTCTGCTCATCTCCCTCTGGACCCAGATCACCTGCCACGGCGACGTGGACAGCGGCTCCTGCGAGCCCTGCCGCTACAACCACCAGCTGCACCCG TGCTGGGAGACAaaagtggggcaggagatgtACAAGCTGCTGCTCTTTGACCTGCTGGTGAcactgctggtgctggtgctggtggaaTTCCCCAGGAA GCTGCTGGtgacccttggccccgcccctgtGGCccggctgtggggccagcaggagtTCCTGGTGCCCCCCAATGTGCTGGACCTGGTGTATGGGCAGACCGTGTGCTGGGTGGGCGCCGCCTTCTCCCCCCTACTGCCCCTGCTCAACACCGCCAAGTTCATCCTGCTCTTCTACCTCAAGAAG CTCACCCTCTTCTCGAACTGCCGCCCGGCCGAGCGCACCTTCCGTGCCTCCAGCGCCAGCTTCTTCTTcctgctggtcctgctgctgggcctggccatCGCCTGGGTGCCCGTGCTGTACAGCGTCTTCGT cctccagccctcccaggcctGTGGCCCGTTTCAGGGAGAGAGAACCATGTGGAGCACCCTGGAGGTGGCCGTAGACGTCCTGCCCCGCGTGGCCAGGGAATTCCTGCACTTTGTGGGCTCGCTGGCCTTCGCTGTGCcactcttcctgctgctgtg CATTTTCATGTTCTATCTGATGACCCTGGCTAACTCCTACAGCCGCCTGGTGAAGGAACTcaaggggcagctctggctg gaggggcgggaCAAGGTCTTCCTCCTGACCCAGATCACAGAGCTCAGCTAA
- the MBOAT7 gene encoding membrane-bound acylglycerophosphatidylinositol O-acyltransferase MBOAT7 — MTPEEWTYLAVLLLCIPIGFLFKRGGHEVKQYGGAAVGLLLTLLLCHVHTWHSLVTILGTWVILCLYPRSCHYLTLGWTFSYLLFFRTVTFFGLPAPTPFSNAVQLLLTLKMVGLANEVQELSQAKKQDVASFSKSPAVGLIPSVPGLGQILCYGYCYVGLLTGPFYRYRTYLDWLQQLDSWAIPSWRPLVVRARLAPVFGLLFLAVSQLFPLAYVQSEAFAGRALPFRLFYMVPIFFAFRMRFYVAWLCAECTCIAAGFGAYPTAARARPGGGPTVLCPRAEEGAPGAVPVEYDYETIKNIDPYGTDFCVRVRDGMRYWNMTVQWWLAQYIYKSAPFRSYVMRSAWTMLISAYWHGLHPGYYLSFLTIPLCLAAEGAMEAGLRRRWGAGPGAGAERSWGAWVHWFLKMRAYDYMCMGFVLLELGHTLRYWRAVYFCVHAGALALLLLGRALAWAGPPASKEHPSREGPPRPAQGPGLE, encoded by the exons ATGACCCCGGAGGAGTGGACCTACCTGGCTGTGCTGCTTCTCTGTATCCCCATCGGCTTCCTCTTCAAGAGAGGGG GACACGAAGTGAAGCAGTATGGGGGGGCGGCCGTGGGGCTGCTCCTGACCCTGCTCCTTTGCCACGTCCACACCTGGCACTCCCTGGTCACCATCCTGGGCACATGGGTTATTCTCTGCCTCTACCCCCG gTCCTGTCACTACCTGACCCTCGGCTGGACCTTCTCCTACCTGCTCTTCTTCCGGACGGTGACCTTCTTTGGCCTGCCAGCCCCGACCCCCTTCTCCAACGccgtgcagctgctgctgaccctcaag ATGGTGGGCCTGGCCAATGAGGTGCAGGAGCTCAGCCAGGCCAAGAAGCAGGATGTGGCCTCATTCTCCaagagccctgcagtggggctgatcCCCAGTGTGCCGGGGCTGGGTCAGATCCTCTGCTACGGCTACTGCTATGTGGGGCTCCTGACAG ggcccttcTACCGCTACAGGACCTACCTggactggctgcagcagctggactcATGGGCCATCCCCAGCTGGCGGCCCCTGGTGGTGCGGGCCCGGCTGGCCCCGGTCTTTGGGCTGCTCTTCCTGGCGGTGTCGCAGCTCTTCCCGCTGGCATACGTGCAGAGCGAGGCCTTCGCGGGCCGGGCACTGCCCTTCCGCCTCTTCTACATGGTGCCCATCTTCTTTGCCTTCCGCATGCGCTTCTAcgtggcctggctctgtgccgaGTGCACCTGCATCGCCGCCGGCTTTGGGGCCTACCCCACGGCCGCCCGTGCCCGCCCCGGTGGGGGCCCCACCGTGCTCTGCCCCAg ggcgGAGGAGGGGGCCCCAGGGGCGGTGCCAGTTGAGTACGACTACGAGACCATCAAGAACATCGACCCGTACGGCACCGACTTCTGCGTGCGGGTGCGGGACGGCATGCGCTACTGGAACATGACGGTGCAGTGGTGGTTGGCCCAGTACATCTACAAGAGCGCCCCCTTCCGCTCCTACGTCATGAG GAGCGCCTGGACCATGCTGATCTCGGCCTACTGGCACGGCCTGCACCCCGGCTACTACCTGAGCTTCCTGACCATCCCGCTGTGCCTGGCGGCCGAGGGGGCGATGGAGGCGGGGCTGCGCcggcgctggggggcggggccgggggccggggccgAGCGCTCGTGGGGCGCCTGGGTGCACTGGTTCCTGAAGATGCGAGCGTACGACTACATGTGCATGGGCTtcgtgctgctggagctgggccacACCCTCCGCTACTGGCGGGCCGTCTACTTCTGCGTCCACGCCGgtgccttggccctgctgctcctgggccgagccctggcctgggctggcCCCCCGGCCTCCAAGGAGcaccccagcagggaggggccCCCGCGGCCCGCCCAGGGGCCAGGCCTGGAGTGA